From a single Paenibacillus antri genomic region:
- the ppc gene encoding phosphoenolpyruvate carboxylase, with protein MTESTAAQSAQHSNQQLLRRDVRFLGNILGEVLVHQGGNELLGIVEKIREMSKTLRATYIPEIYEEFKSIIATLEPGVRRSVIRAFAVYFQLVNIAEQNHRIRRKRDYERSSGEAVQPGSIESIVSELKSRGVPGDEIRDILQGISLELVMTAHPTEAMRRAILDIHKRIADEMMQLDNPTLTHRERERLREKLLSEVLTLWQTNELRDRKPTVIDEVRNGMYYFDETLFDAIPDVYEELERCLAKYYPGVKWHVPAFLRFGSWIGGDRDGNPSVRANVTWETLLLHRQQALEKYEESLKQGLKLLSFSSTLVNVTDELLASIEKDRGEVELKAENVWRNDAEPYRVKLTYMIERIQNTRNGSPKTQSRYMSPEAFIEDLKILDRSLRNHYADFSANTFVAKLIRQVELFGFHLASLDIRQHSKEHEAAMQEILAKMGIVDDYASLSEDEKVKLLHRLLDDPRPLTSSYFDYSESTQECLDVVRTVRKAQDEFGPRAIRSYLISMSEAASDILEVLVLGKEAGLFRKNSDGTVHASFQAVPLFETIEDLHAAPDIMRSLFRVPTYRQSIDALDSIQEIMLGYSDSNKDGGMLTANWELRVALHAITEAGNEFGVKLKFFHGRGGALGRGGMPLNRSILAQPPHTLGAGMKITEQGEVLSSRYSLQGIAYRSLEQAASALLTAAVTARNPQSVLEEHTYETYMKSMSEAAQRKYQDLVFRDPDFLLFFRESTPLPEIGELNIGSRPSKRKNSDRFEDLRAIPWVFAWTQSRYLFPAWYGAGSGLKSFLDGGPERLKVLQDMYAKWSYFQGLIDNLQMALAKADLLISKEYAGMIKDDTVRQRIFTEIENEYQLTSELILQITGQEEILDNVPIIQESIRLRNPYVDPLSYFQVRLLKELRETRERNGDDAELLREVLLTINGIAAGLRNTG; from the coding sequence ATGACGGAATCGACAGCTGCCCAATCGGCGCAGCATTCGAATCAACAGCTCCTTCGCAGGGACGTTCGCTTTCTGGGCAACATCCTCGGCGAGGTGCTGGTGCATCAAGGCGGCAACGAGTTATTAGGAATCGTAGAGAAGATCCGCGAGATGAGCAAGACGCTCCGGGCGACGTACATCCCGGAAATCTACGAAGAGTTCAAATCGATCATCGCGACGCTGGAGCCGGGCGTACGCCGAAGCGTCATTCGGGCGTTCGCGGTATACTTCCAGCTGGTGAACATCGCCGAGCAGAACCACCGGATTCGCCGCAAGCGCGATTACGAGCGCTCCTCCGGCGAGGCCGTGCAGCCGGGCTCGATCGAGAGCATCGTCTCCGAGCTGAAGTCGCGCGGCGTGCCGGGAGACGAGATCCGGGACATCCTGCAAGGGATTTCGCTCGAGCTCGTCATGACGGCGCATCCGACGGAAGCGATGCGCCGCGCGATCCTCGACATTCATAAGCGGATCGCCGACGAGATGATGCAGCTCGACAACCCGACGCTGACGCATCGCGAGCGCGAGCGCCTTCGGGAGAAGCTGCTCAGCGAGGTGCTGACGCTGTGGCAGACGAACGAGCTGCGCGACCGCAAGCCGACGGTCATCGACGAAGTGCGCAACGGGATGTATTACTTCGACGAAACGCTGTTCGACGCGATTCCGGACGTTTACGAAGAGCTCGAGCGGTGCCTAGCCAAGTACTATCCGGGCGTGAAGTGGCATGTGCCGGCGTTCCTTCGTTTCGGCTCTTGGATCGGCGGCGACCGCGACGGCAATCCGTCGGTTCGCGCCAACGTGACGTGGGAGACGCTCCTCCTTCATCGCCAGCAGGCGCTGGAGAAATACGAGGAGTCGCTGAAGCAAGGACTGAAGCTTCTCAGCTTCAGCTCCACGCTCGTCAACGTAACGGACGAGCTGCTCGCGTCGATCGAGAAGGATCGCGGAGAGGTCGAGCTGAAGGCGGAGAACGTATGGCGCAACGACGCCGAGCCGTACCGCGTGAAGCTCACGTACATGATCGAGCGGATCCAGAATACGCGCAACGGTTCTCCGAAGACGCAAAGCCGATACATGTCGCCGGAAGCGTTCATCGAGGATTTGAAAATCCTGGATCGCAGCTTGCGGAACCATTACGCCGACTTCTCGGCGAATACGTTCGTCGCGAAGCTGATTCGTCAGGTGGAGCTGTTCGGCTTCCACTTGGCGTCGCTGGACATTCGCCAGCACAGCAAGGAGCATGAAGCGGCGATGCAAGAAATTCTTGCGAAAATGGGTATCGTCGACGACTACGCGTCGCTGTCGGAAGACGAGAAGGTGAAGCTGCTCCATCGCCTGCTCGACGATCCGCGTCCGTTGACGTCGTCGTACTTCGACTATTCCGAATCGACGCAGGAATGCCTCGACGTCGTGCGGACGGTCCGCAAGGCGCAGGACGAGTTCGGGCCGCGAGCGATCCGCAGCTACCTGATCTCGATGTCGGAGGCCGCCAGCGACATTCTCGAGGTGCTGGTGCTCGGGAAGGAAGCGGGCTTGTTCCGCAAAAACTCGGACGGCACGGTCCATGCATCGTTCCAGGCGGTGCCTCTGTTCGAGACGATCGAGGACTTGCACGCGGCCCCGGACATTATGCGTTCGCTGTTCCGCGTGCCGACGTACCGTCAGAGCATCGACGCGCTCGACAGCATCCAGGAGATCATGCTCGGCTACTCCGACAGCAACAAGGACGGCGGCATGCTGACCGCCAACTGGGAGCTGCGGGTCGCGCTGCACGCGATCACGGAAGCCGGCAACGAATTCGGCGTGAAGCTGAAGTTCTTCCACGGCCGCGGCGGGGCGCTCGGCCGCGGCGGGATGCCGCTCAACCGCAGCATCCTGGCGCAGCCGCCGCACACGCTCGGCGCCGGCATGAAGATTACGGAGCAAGGCGAGGTGCTCTCGTCGCGTTATTCGCTGCAGGGCATCGCGTACCGGAGCCTCGAGCAGGCGGCGTCCGCGCTGCTGACGGCGGCGGTGACGGCGCGCAACCCGCAGAGCGTGCTCGAAGAGCATACGTACGAGACGTACATGAAGTCGATGTCCGAGGCGGCGCAGCGCAAGTACCAGGATCTCGTCTTCCGAGATCCGGACTTCCTGCTTTTCTTCCGCGAGTCGACGCCGCTGCCGGAGATCGGCGAGCTGAACATCGGCTCCCGGCCGTCCAAGCGGAAGAACAGCGACCGCTTCGAAGATCTGCGCGCCATCCCGTGGGTGTTCGCGTGGACGCAGAGCCGGTACTTGTTCCCGGCGTGGTACGGCGCGGGCTCGGGGCTCAAGTCGTTCCTCGACGGCGGTCCGGAGCGCCTGAAGGTGCTCCAGGACATGTACGCCAAGTGGTCGTACTTCCAAGGACTCATCGACAATCTGCAGATGGCGCTCGCGAAGGCGGACTTGCTCATCTCGAAGGAGTACGCCGGCATGATTAAGGACGATACCGTCCGCCAGCGGATCTTCACGGAAATCGAGAACGAGTACCAGCTGACGTCCGAGCTTATTTTGCAAATTACCGGACAAGAAGAAATTCTCGACAACGTGCCGATCATTCAAGAATCGATTCGTCTTCGGAACCCATATGTCGACCCCCTCAGCTACTTCCAAGTGCGCTTGCTCAAGGAGCTGCGCGAGACGCGGGAGCGGAACGGGGACGACGCCGAGCTGCTTCGGGAAGTGTTGCTCACGATTAACGGCATCGCAGCGGGGCTCCGGAATACGGGCTAA
- the glsA gene encoding glutaminase A, whose product MKENANPAGIIGKDALAELIRRYRPYTKQGKVADYIPELAYTNPHALGIAVAGADGSLVHEGDATTRFTLQSISKIITLMVALNDYGPERVFSKVGMEPSVDPFNSIVKLETLDQKKPLNPMINAGAIVIASLLSAGGNPDEGLQRICDTISRIIGRNDIRVDQKVYQSERKTGDRNRALAYFMKSTGVIDADVDVEETLDLYFKACSLEVDCVDLAKIGLFFAMWGKCVQKQDDGTCLTEGIVSPRIAQIVTTIMITSGMYNHSGEFFLKVGLPAKSGVSGGIVAFAPNRYGFGIFGPAIDAAGNSVAGVRMLEDLSRTFGLHLVSPYVEF is encoded by the coding sequence ATGAAGGAAAACGCGAATCCGGCCGGGATCATCGGAAAGGACGCCTTGGCCGAACTCATCCGGCGGTATCGGCCGTACACGAAGCAAGGCAAGGTGGCCGATTATATCCCGGAGTTAGCTTATACGAATCCGCACGCGCTCGGAATCGCCGTCGCAGGCGCGGACGGATCGCTCGTCCACGAGGGAGACGCGACGACGCGCTTCACGCTGCAGAGCATCTCCAAGATTATTACGCTCATGGTGGCGTTGAACGACTACGGGCCGGAGCGCGTCTTCTCCAAGGTCGGGATGGAGCCGAGCGTCGACCCGTTCAATTCGATCGTAAAGCTGGAGACGCTCGATCAGAAGAAGCCGCTCAACCCGATGATCAACGCCGGGGCGATCGTCATCGCGTCGCTGCTCTCCGCGGGCGGCAACCCGGACGAGGGGCTCCAGCGCATCTGCGACACGATCTCGCGCATTATCGGGCGCAACGACATTCGCGTCGACCAGAAGGTGTATCAGTCCGAGCGGAAGACGGGCGACCGGAACCGCGCGTTGGCGTATTTCATGAAGAGCACCGGGGTCATCGACGCGGATGTCGACGTCGAGGAGACGCTCGATCTGTACTTCAAGGCGTGCTCCCTCGAGGTCGACTGCGTCGATCTGGCGAAGATCGGGCTGTTTTTTGCGATGTGGGGCAAGTGCGTACAGAAGCAGGACGACGGCACCTGCCTGACGGAAGGCATCGTCTCGCCGCGCATCGCGCAGATCGTGACGACGATCATGATTACGTCGGGCATGTACAATCATTCCGGCGAGTTCTTCCTGAAAGTCGGCCTGCCGGCGAAGAGCGGCGTCAGCGGCGGCATCGTCGCCTTCGCGCCGAACCGGTACGGCTTCGGCATCTTCGGTCCGGCGATCGACGCGGCGGGCAACAGCGTAGCCGGCGTACGCATGCTGGAAGATTTGTCACGCACGTTCGGCTTGCATTTGGTGTCGCCTTACGTCGAGTTTTGA